In one Paenibacillus sp. JQZ6Y-1 genomic region, the following are encoded:
- a CDS encoding cation:proton antiporter regulatory subunit → MANIRETDLPGIGRKFVVETDDRDQVAIVVHEDGKREVYRNPVSSPDDHELVMTLNDHEARQLASIIGGMSYQPSALEKAELSISKLSIEWYKLKTGTHCIGKTIGELSIREQTGAVIIAGIGEKEQRIIPGPEYVLQQGTTLVIAGERNGIVALKELLERGSG, encoded by the coding sequence ATGGCGAATATTCGTGAAACGGACTTGCCCGGTATTGGAAGGAAATTTGTAGTGGAAACGGACGATCGTGATCAGGTGGCGATCGTTGTCCATGAGGACGGCAAGCGTGAGGTATACCGCAATCCGGTGTCCAGTCCAGACGATCACGAGCTGGTGATGACGCTGAATGATCATGAGGCGCGGCAGCTGGCGAGCATTATCGGTGGCATGAGCTATCAGCCGAGTGCACTCGAAAAGGCAGAACTATCCATTTCAAAACTAAGTATTGAGTGGTATAAGCTCAAGACGGGCACGCATTGCATCGGCAAAACGATTGGCGAGCTGTCGATTCGTGAGCAGACGGGCGCCGTGATCATCGCAGGCATCGGCGAAAAGGAGCAGCGGATTATTCCGGGACCGGAATATGTGCTGCAACAAGGTACAACACTCGTGATTGCTGGTGAGCGTAATGGCATCGTGGCGTTGAAGGAGCTGCTTGAAAGGGGGAGCGGCTAA
- a CDS encoding adenine phosphoribosyltransferase yields the protein MDFKEHIRVIPDFPQPGISFKDITTLLQNGEAYKQSIDELKAMLKDLKIDVIAGPEARGFVVGAPLAYALGVGFIPIRKTGKLPYKTIQAEYALEYGKDVLAMHVDAIQPGQNVLIADDLLATGGTIATCVNLIREVGGNVVGAAFMIELQDLNGREKLPDIEVFTLTQYPF from the coding sequence TTGGATTTTAAAGAGCATATTCGTGTGATTCCCGATTTTCCGCAGCCCGGAATCAGCTTCAAGGATATTACTACACTGCTGCAAAATGGCGAGGCTTACAAACAGTCGATCGACGAACTGAAAGCGATGCTGAAAGACCTGAAAATTGATGTAATCGCTGGACCAGAAGCGCGCGGCTTTGTCGTGGGCGCGCCACTGGCTTATGCTCTTGGTGTAGGTTTTATTCCGATTCGTAAAACGGGCAAACTGCCGTACAAAACGATTCAAGCGGAATACGCACTGGAATACGGTAAAGATGTACTAGCGATGCACGTGGATGCTATTCAACCGGGTCAAAACGTACTGATCGCAGACGATCTGCTGGCAACTGGTGGTACGATCGCAACATGTGTTAACCTGATCCGTGAAGTGGGCGGCAACGTAGTGGGCGCAGCATTCATGATCGAGCTTCAGGACCTGAACGGACGCGAAAAACTGCCTGATATCGAGGTATTCACACTGACGCAATATCCTTTCTGA
- the recJ gene encoding single-stranded-DNA-specific exonuclease RecJ: MIHSQYHWNVTTPDQQAAQQLSRELGIAPLTAALLSGRGYTTVSEAEAFLEGSRTASHDPFLLAGMQEAVDRIRLALERREKIWIYGDYDADGVSSTSLMIQLLRHLHADFDMYIPHRSKEGYGLHNHALDQAHVQGITLIITVDTGISAVEQIAHANDLGIDVVVTDHHEPPAELPQAVALVNPKLPYCKYPFKGLAGVGVAYKLAQALLGMDNVPEAWLEIVSIGTVADLMPLEDENRMMVRIGVEHMKNSAFPGVRALMNIAAIDPSQMSATSIAFAMAPRINASGRMEHASRAVELLTTENMSLADRISFELDQLNKSRQELVNRMVQEAIAMLESEKDQYPRGVPDVIVVAGEGWNPGVVGIVASKLLDRYYRPTIVLGINPETGMSKGSARSIAGYDIYRALLDCEDVLDHFGGHPSAAGMSLHRDQLDAFRRKLNERAATLLTEEDLIPQTEADYEGRIDQLTLAAVEELDRLAPFGMNNPLPKIVLRGVTVSQAKAIGKTSDHLRLVVEQDGSMIEGVAFGKGELAELLSEGDVIDVLAETSINEWRGNRKPQLMVQDLAVPGLQVWDRRGSGQWDRNLQQIRSKWSRYMAVESGQLGVLCDEKRAETLKSQLSDVSLWGYDRQVDIAACNHVSIQHGAEAIRTLCLLSLPAHIQQLDHMFTTFTSLENIILLHDPPNQQERLQIPDRDIFKLIYGWLSKSSQHMSDESKLVPYLSQKTSSSVRMVQMMLDVFEELEFIVRQNGTVQMNTAPAKRPLHSSQLYRELGELAEMEYMLCESDLPQLTSWMISRMQGVS; this comes from the coding sequence ATGATTCATTCACAATATCACTGGAATGTGACGACACCGGATCAGCAGGCTGCACAGCAGCTTAGCCGTGAATTAGGTATTGCTCCGTTGACCGCAGCCTTGTTGAGCGGTCGCGGCTACACGACTGTTTCGGAAGCCGAAGCCTTTCTAGAAGGTAGCCGTACGGCGAGCCATGATCCGTTTCTATTAGCAGGTATGCAGGAAGCGGTCGATCGGATTCGATTAGCACTGGAGCGCAGAGAGAAAATTTGGATTTATGGCGATTATGATGCAGATGGTGTATCTAGCACGTCGCTGATGATCCAGCTGCTACGTCATTTGCATGCCGATTTTGATATGTATATTCCGCATCGTTCCAAAGAAGGCTATGGGCTGCATAACCATGCGCTGGATCAGGCACATGTGCAGGGCATCACGCTCATTATAACGGTGGATACCGGGATTAGCGCAGTGGAGCAGATTGCACACGCGAATGATCTCGGTATCGACGTAGTTGTAACAGATCACCACGAACCACCAGCTGAATTGCCACAGGCGGTTGCACTGGTGAATCCGAAGCTGCCGTATTGTAAGTATCCATTCAAGGGACTGGCTGGTGTTGGGGTCGCGTACAAGCTGGCTCAGGCACTGCTCGGTATGGATAACGTGCCGGAAGCATGGCTGGAAATTGTATCAATCGGCACGGTCGCTGATCTGATGCCGCTGGAAGACGAGAATCGGATGATGGTACGTATCGGTGTAGAGCATATGAAAAACAGTGCGTTTCCCGGTGTGCGGGCGCTGATGAATATCGCAGCTATCGATCCGTCGCAAATGTCGGCAACCAGTATTGCCTTTGCCATGGCACCGCGTATTAATGCGAGTGGGCGGATGGAGCATGCTAGCCGAGCGGTCGAGCTGCTGACTACAGAAAATATGAGTCTGGCGGATCGGATTTCCTTTGAGCTGGATCAACTCAACAAGTCTCGTCAGGAACTGGTCAATCGAATGGTGCAGGAAGCGATTGCGATGCTGGAATCGGAAAAAGATCAGTATCCACGCGGTGTTCCTGATGTGATTGTGGTAGCGGGTGAAGGTTGGAATCCGGGCGTGGTTGGTATTGTTGCCTCTAAGCTGCTGGATCGCTACTATCGCCCAACCATCGTATTAGGCATTAATCCTGAAACGGGAATGAGCAAAGGCTCTGCTCGTTCGATTGCAGGCTATGATATCTATCGTGCGCTGCTGGATTGTGAAGATGTATTGGATCATTTTGGCGGACATCCATCGGCTGCCGGTATGAGCCTACATAGAGATCAGCTGGATGCCTTCCGTCGTAAGCTAAATGAGCGTGCTGCTACTCTGCTGACAGAGGAAGACTTGATTCCGCAAACGGAAGCCGACTACGAAGGTCGCATTGATCAGCTGACACTAGCAGCAGTGGAGGAACTGGATCGGTTAGCTCCGTTTGGGATGAACAACCCGCTACCCAAAATCGTGCTGCGTGGCGTTACCGTTTCGCAGGCAAAAGCGATTGGTAAAACATCGGATCATTTGCGACTCGTGGTAGAGCAAGACGGTAGCATGATCGAAGGTGTGGCATTTGGCAAAGGAGAGCTAGCAGAGCTGCTGAGTGAGGGCGATGTGATTGATGTACTCGCAGAGACGAGTATCAACGAATGGCGTGGCAATCGCAAGCCGCAGCTGATGGTGCAGGACCTTGCTGTGCCGGGCTTACAGGTGTGGGATCGACGCGGTTCTGGGCAATGGGATCGCAATTTGCAGCAGATTCGCAGCAAATGGTCGCGTTATATGGCAGTGGAAAGTGGGCAGCTTGGTGTCCTTTGCGATGAAAAACGTGCCGAAACTTTAAAAAGCCAATTGTCTGATGTATCCCTTTGGGGTTATGATAGACAGGTTGATATTGCGGCTTGCAATCATGTCTCCATACAGCATGGGGCAGAAGCCATACGCACATTATGTCTGTTATCATTACCGGCGCATATTCAGCAGTTGGATCATATGTTTACCACATTCACATCGCTGGAAAATATCATTTTGCTGCATGACCCGCCGAACCAGCAGGAACGGCTGCAAATTCCCGACCGCGACATCTTCAAGCTGATCTACGGCTGGCTTTCCAAAAGCAGTCAGCACATGTCGGACGAGAGTAAGCTTGTTCCTTACCTGAGTCAAAAAACGTCCAGCTCGGTACGCATGGTACAAATGATGCTGGATGTGTTCGAGGAGTTGGAGTTCATTGTCCGCCAAAATGGCACCGTACAGATGAATACAGCTCCAGCGAAACGTCCACTACACAGCTCACAGCTGTACCGGGAGCTTGGCGAGCTGGCTGAGATGGAATATATGTTATGTGAAAGTGATCTGCCGCAATTGACTTCATGGATGATTTCCCGTATGCAAGGCGTATCATAA
- a CDS encoding cation diffusion facilitator family transporter: protein MENKFVRQQEKVFWTSLLTGLLLAIVKGVTGYLAMNKALIGDALYTAAATARQLTDRVFGQDHQRARRRQPVEVSSGSGSTGAPFAHMVMTVLLLLGGLEIAISAIRDMMADEMAEPKPFAIVLVFLAMAVNEGIFRYRYRYVSKMNSTTLTEMVDTHRYSLYCSIVVLAGLLGTIAALELQQDRLYYVQPISAIIVGMILWRQGYVLARQSIYGRLVHTMEQQDASDYMETVQRVQGVITVEQLQAQEQQDGVHIELVIGVNPQITVQAAAEIADYAKNLLLTRFTHVSHVHVQVVPYNGGYPYKSNYEWTRSEGRSGDGMLH from the coding sequence ATGGAGAATAAGTTTGTCCGGCAGCAGGAAAAGGTATTTTGGACATCGCTGTTAACTGGTTTGCTTCTGGCAATCGTGAAAGGTGTAACCGGATACCTTGCCATGAATAAGGCGCTGATCGGAGATGCGTTATATACGGCGGCAGCAACAGCTCGCCAATTGACTGATCGTGTATTTGGACAGGATCATCAGCGAGCGCGTAGACGGCAACCGGTTGAGGTATCATCGGGAAGTGGCAGTACAGGTGCGCCTTTTGCTCATATGGTGATGACTGTGCTGCTGTTGCTTGGTGGTCTAGAGATTGCCATTTCGGCGATTCGCGATATGATGGCAGACGAAATGGCAGAACCGAAGCCATTTGCGATTGTACTTGTATTTTTGGCGATGGCGGTGAATGAAGGTATATTTCGGTATCGCTATCGGTATGTGAGCAAAATGAACAGTACCACATTGACGGAAATGGTAGATACCCACCGCTATTCGTTGTACTGCTCGATTGTCGTACTGGCAGGATTGCTCGGTACAATTGCTGCGCTCGAATTGCAGCAGGACCGACTGTATTATGTACAGCCGATCTCAGCGATTATCGTAGGTATGATTTTGTGGCGTCAGGGGTATGTGCTGGCGCGTCAGTCCATCTATGGGCGGTTGGTGCATACGATGGAACAGCAGGATGCTAGCGACTATATGGAGACGGTACAGCGCGTACAGGGCGTGATCACTGTCGAACAGCTACAGGCACAGGAGCAGCAAGATGGCGTGCATATTGAGCTGGTGATCGGCGTGAATCCACAGATTACCGTGCAGGCAGCTGCCGAGATTGCCGATTATGCCAAAAATCTACTTTTGACTCGATTTACCCACGTTAGCCATGTCCATGTACAGGTTGTCCCGTACAATGGCGGTTATCCGTACAAGTCCAACTACGAATGGACTCGTAGCGAAGGACGCTCAGGAGACGGAATGCTTCACTGA
- the secF gene encoding protein translocase subunit SecF — protein MRFKWNYDFVKLSKYFYTFSIIVTIAGIISLATLGLNYGVDFRSGSNVDITLTKQLTEAEVQPVVDKLNFSNDPSINIGSGGKMSIRFETVLTDTQENQLKEAFTKQLDSGASFEVNTVDPAIAKELERNAIYAVLLASIGIIIYVTIRFEWRFAVASVVALLHDAFLVISVFSIFRLEVDLTFITAVLTIIGYSLNDTIVIFDRIRENLRFSKQKKGSDVATIVNKSISQTMTRSLNTVLTVFIACLFLFIMGSESIRMFSLAMMIGLAFGAYSSIFIASPLWLVLKNKQKPKAKKASNPA, from the coding sequence ATGCGCTTTAAATGGAATTATGATTTTGTTAAGCTGAGCAAGTATTTCTACACATTCTCCATTATTGTGACCATTGCCGGTATTATTTCACTGGCAACGCTCGGTTTAAATTATGGCGTTGACTTCCGTTCCGGTTCCAATGTGGATATTACATTAACCAAGCAATTGACAGAGGCAGAAGTTCAGCCTGTGGTCGATAAACTGAATTTCTCTAATGATCCAAGTATCAATATTGGTAGCGGCGGCAAAATGTCGATCCGTTTCGAAACAGTATTGACGGATACGCAGGAAAATCAGCTGAAAGAAGCATTCACCAAGCAACTGGATAGCGGCGCTTCCTTTGAAGTAAATACCGTTGATCCGGCAATTGCCAAAGAGTTGGAGCGTAACGCGATCTATGCCGTACTGCTTGCCAGTATCGGTATTATCATTTACGTAACGATTCGTTTTGAATGGCGGTTTGCGGTTGCATCTGTTGTAGCATTGCTGCATGATGCGTTTCTCGTCATCTCGGTCTTCTCAATCTTCCGCTTGGAAGTCGATCTGACCTTTATTACAGCGGTACTGACCATTATTGGTTACTCGCTGAACGATACGATCGTTATCTTTGACCGTATTCGTGAGAATTTGAGATTCTCGAAGCAGAAAAAAGGCAGCGATGTAGCTACCATTGTTAACAAAAGTATTTCTCAGACCATGACCCGTTCCCTGAATACCGTACTGACTGTATTTATCGCGTGTCTGTTCCTGTTCATCATGGGTAGTGAGTCGATTCGTATGTTCTCACTTGCTATGATGATCGGTCTGGCATTTGGTGCGTACTCCTCGATCTTTATCGCGAGTCCGCTCTGGCTGGTACTGAAAAATAAACAAAAGCCAAAAGCGAAAAAAGCGTCGAACCCGGCGTAA
- the secD gene encoding protein translocase subunit SecD, translating into MKRVISFVVVILVVAGIIGATTPLFKDIRLGLDLKGGFEILYQATPTTQGEAVTRESLIQTAKSLEQRANALGTSEPEITTEGTDRIRLRIAGVTDEATVRQTMKEPAELTFRSMSGCSTDTSSQKSSDKSTSSTEKSSNTTSKSSGSADSKSNSDSNTVTTQSAESTPAVEVTPSPGVTSSATSDTYANEDPLKVYCKVELKGDDFKENGAAVSYDSLNQPQITIQVKDADKFAEITKRLINQPLAIFLNDTLLSAPIVRAELTDGTASISGNYTNEEAQQLKDQINLGALPLKLTEVYSQSVGASLGQQSLTDTLRAGIAASIVILLFMVLVYRVPGLISGFCIIVYIWLTLMIFIAGDFTLTLPGIAAFILGVGMAVDANIITFERIKDEIINGKSISSAFKSGSRSSFGTVMDAQLTTIIAAAVMFGLGTGAVRGFALVLIFNIIVSIASNLFFSRYLLSLLVKGRLIDKPEYFGVKESERNAL; encoded by the coding sequence ATGAAAAGAGTCATCAGTTTCGTAGTCGTCATACTGGTCGTAGCCGGCATTATCGGCGCAACGACCCCGCTGTTTAAAGACATCCGTTTGGGATTGGATCTTAAAGGCGGTTTTGAGATTTTGTATCAGGCTACGCCAACCACGCAAGGGGAAGCAGTCACTAGGGAATCCCTGATTCAGACTGCAAAAAGTCTGGAGCAGCGCGCGAATGCGCTCGGTACAAGTGAGCCCGAGATTACCACGGAAGGAACCGACCGGATTCGCCTTCGCATCGCCGGTGTAACGGATGAAGCTACCGTTCGCCAAACGATGAAGGAACCGGCAGAGTTGACGTTCCGCAGTATGTCTGGATGCTCGACCGATACTTCCAGCCAAAAGTCCTCGGACAAGTCAACGTCGTCCACGGAAAAAAGCAGTAACACAACAAGCAAATCGAGCGGATCTGCAGACAGTAAGAGCAATTCCGACAGCAACACGGTAACGACACAAAGTGCGGAATCGACACCGGCAGTAGAGGTTACGCCGAGTCCAGGTGTCACTTCATCTGCTACGTCCGATACTTATGCCAATGAAGATCCATTGAAAGTATATTGTAAAGTGGAACTTAAAGGGGACGATTTCAAGGAGAACGGCGCAGCTGTTTCCTATGATTCCTTGAATCAGCCTCAAATTACGATTCAAGTCAAAGACGCCGACAAATTCGCGGAAATCACCAAACGTCTGATCAATCAGCCGCTGGCAATTTTCCTGAATGATACTCTGTTGTCTGCACCGATTGTACGTGCAGAGCTGACAGATGGTACGGCAAGTATCTCTGGTAACTATACTAACGAGGAAGCACAGCAGCTAAAAGACCAGATCAATCTGGGCGCACTGCCACTGAAACTGACAGAAGTGTATTCGCAAAGTGTTGGCGCTTCGCTGGGTCAGCAATCTTTGACAGATACACTGCGTGCAGGTATCGCTGCATCCATCGTCATTCTGTTGTTCATGGTTCTTGTATACCGTGTACCGGGTCTGATCTCCGGTTTCTGTATTATCGTGTACATCTGGCTGACATTGATGATCTTTATCGCTGGTGACTTTACACTGACATTGCCGGGTATTGCCGCCTTCATATTAGGGGTCGGGATGGCCGTCGATGCCAATATCATTACATTTGAACGGATCAAGGATGAGATCATTAACGGCAAGAGCATCTCGTCCGCATTCAAATCCGGTAGCCGCAGCTCCTTTGGTACGGTTATGGATGCCCAGTTGACTACGATTATCGCAGCCGCGGTTATGTTCGGTCTGGGTACAGGTGCAGTACGTGGTTTTGCCCTCGTTCTGATCTTTAACATTATCGTAAGTATTGCAAGTAACTTGTTCTTCTCCCGTTATCTGTTGTCCCTACTTGTTAAGGGAAGACTGATCGACAAACCGGAGTATTTCGGCGTAAAGGAGAGTGAACGCAATGCGCTTTAA
- a CDS encoding post-transcriptional regulator produces MDEMSNAELTELIDSLCQSKIEEFKMLGYEQITSEELWDCLNSKYEKQGMPRLYALVNDILSMKPNQLMNYLTMSSYKEAEKW; encoded by the coding sequence ATGGATGAAATGAGCAATGCAGAGCTGACGGAACTGATCGACTCGCTATGCCAAAGCAAGATCGAAGAGTTCAAAATGCTCGGCTATGAGCAGATTACTTCCGAGGAATTATGGGATTGCCTGAACAGCAAGTATGAAAAGCAGGGAATGCCGCGGTTGTATGCGCTGGTCAACGATATTTTGTCGATGAAGCCCAATCAGCTGATGAATTATCTCACAATGTCCTCGTATAAAGAAGCGGAAAAATGGTAA
- a CDS encoding SLC13 family permease, with product MQMTEAMMSWQPTVAILLFLVAYVLWMTDQWNRALIAIVTAVLFLLLGIAGWNRIWMDIQWDTLLLWTGMMILSAVLGRSGWIHRFVVLVLRISGGRPAWMFIWLMVVTALCSALLDPVSTMLLLVPILLSTAKECRLPVAPFLIGAVLVSNTAATATLVGHASNMWIGTANPQLTFMTFIEVLGPIIALLLVIQMLFIWLVYYKSLRFQPLMLQPKDWNIIHPQEEQKKARRGSREAILAVFVLTILLLIVAPSLGWKPGWIAAAGAVVILPLGMLAGIRTGAMMKQLEWGTLLFFAGLFIIASGLVQSGWITTGATALIELTNGSMTWIALILLWITGLLSMAMDHMPWIAVMIPLVQETGVQMDAESVSVLHPIWWALALGAGIGGSGTLLGSAAGLIAASMAERENQRLRYVEFLRIGLPLTLVSLFIASLYVVYVLIP from the coding sequence ATGCAGATGACAGAAGCGATGATGAGCTGGCAGCCTACGGTGGCGATACTATTATTTCTAGTAGCCTATGTGTTGTGGATGACGGATCAATGGAATCGAGCGTTGATTGCGATTGTGACAGCGGTGTTGTTTCTCCTGCTCGGTATCGCAGGCTGGAATCGGATATGGATGGATATCCAATGGGATACGCTGCTACTATGGACAGGAATGATGATCCTATCGGCGGTGCTTGGACGCAGTGGCTGGATTCACCGCTTCGTGGTGCTTGTGCTACGGATAAGTGGTGGGCGCCCAGCATGGATGTTCATTTGGCTTATGGTCGTAACAGCGTTGTGTTCAGCATTATTAGATCCAGTATCAACGATGCTACTGCTTGTACCGATCCTGTTATCTACCGCTAAGGAATGCCGTTTGCCAGTAGCTCCGTTTCTGATTGGAGCGGTGCTGGTTAGCAATACGGCGGCAACAGCGACGCTTGTCGGCCATGCTAGTAATATGTGGATCGGTACTGCCAATCCGCAATTGACGTTTATGACATTTATTGAAGTGTTAGGTCCGATTATTGCCTTGCTGCTCGTTATTCAAATGTTGTTCATTTGGCTTGTTTATTATAAAAGTCTGCGTTTTCAGCCGTTGATGCTGCAACCGAAGGATTGGAATATCATCCATCCGCAGGAGGAGCAGAAGAAGGCGCGGCGAGGAAGTCGGGAAGCGATTCTGGCAGTATTTGTATTGACCATACTCTTATTGATTGTGGCGCCTTCGCTTGGATGGAAGCCGGGCTGGATTGCCGCAGCTGGTGCGGTAGTGATCCTGCCGCTGGGAATGCTGGCAGGCATCCGAACAGGTGCCATGATGAAGCAGCTGGAATGGGGAACCTTGCTCTTTTTTGCCGGATTGTTCATTATTGCAAGTGGACTTGTACAATCCGGCTGGATCACGACTGGAGCGACAGCGCTAATTGAGTTGACCAATGGCAGTATGACATGGATTGCGCTGATTTTGCTATGGATTACTGGGCTGCTGTCGATGGCGATGGATCATATGCCGTGGATTGCGGTCATGATTCCGCTAGTACAGGAAACGGGTGTACAGATGGATGCGGAATCAGTGAGTGTGCTTCATCCGATCTGGTGGGCGCTAGCGCTCGGTGCGGGCATCGGAGGCAGTGGAACCTTACTCGGCTCCGCAGCTGGTCTGATCGCAGCATCCATGGCTGAACGCGAGAATCAGCGACTGCGGTATGTAGAGTTTCTGCGTATTGGGTTGCCATTGACCTTGGTATCGCTCTTTATAGCTTCCTTGTACGTCGTATATGTGCTGATTCCTTAA
- the yajC gene encoding preprotein translocase subunit YajC translates to MFNLAASTGGTGNLVGAILPFVLMFVVFYFLLIRPQQKKQKQRNQMLNTLSKGDKVVTIGGLHGTIVEITDDIVVLRVNDVTKLTFDRSAISHSTAKETVAPAAKA, encoded by the coding sequence ATGTTTAACTTAGCTGCTTCTACTGGCGGTACAGGTAATCTGGTGGGAGCGATTCTGCCATTCGTATTGATGTTTGTTGTATTTTACTTCCTACTAATTCGTCCGCAACAAAAAAAGCAAAAGCAACGTAATCAAATGCTGAATACGCTGTCCAAAGGCGATAAAGTGGTAACTATCGGTGGACTACACGGCACCATCGTTGAAATCACAGACGATATCGTCGTTCTGCGTGTGAATGATGTAACGAAGCTGACGTTTGATCGTTCAGCAATCAGCCATTCTACTGCAAAAGAAACAGTTGCTCCGGCTGCAAAAGCCTAA
- the tgt gene encoding tRNA guanosine(34) transglycosylase Tgt, with the protein MSSPIRYEHIKTCKQSGARLGRVHTPHGVIETPAFMPVGTQATVKTMSPEELKQMDAHIILSNTYHLFLRPGHDLIREAGGLHKFMNWDRPILTDSGGFQVFSLSEMRKITEEGVHFRSHLNGDKLFLSPEVAMEIQNALGSDIMMAFDECPPYPAEYKYVKQSLERTTRWAERCLESHTRSHDQGLFAIVQGGMHEDLRKQSALDLTSMDFPGYAIGGLSVGEPKHLMYQALDFTVPFLPSNKPRYLMGVGSPDALIEGSIRGVDMFDCVLPTRIARNGTTMTSEGRVVVRNAKYARDFGPLDPNCDCYTCQNYSRAYLRHLIKADETFGLRLTTYHNLHFLLNLMRNVRQAIMDDRLLDFRDEFFTQYGLHDNDKGF; encoded by the coding sequence ATGTCATCACCTATTCGTTACGAACATATTAAAACGTGTAAACAGTCTGGCGCTCGTCTGGGCCGTGTGCATACGCCACATGGCGTGATCGAAACCCCTGCTTTTATGCCAGTAGGTACGCAAGCGACTGTTAAGACGATGAGTCCTGAAGAATTGAAGCAGATGGATGCGCATATTATTTTGAGCAATACGTATCATCTGTTCCTGCGTCCGGGTCATGATCTGATCCGTGAAGCGGGCGGGCTGCACAAATTCATGAACTGGGATCGTCCGATTCTGACTGACAGCGGCGGTTTTCAAGTATTCAGTCTGAGTGAAATGCGTAAAATTACGGAAGAAGGCGTACATTTTCGCTCCCATTTGAACGGGGACAAGCTGTTCCTGTCGCCAGAAGTGGCAATGGAAATCCAAAATGCGCTCGGTTCCGATATTATGATGGCGTTTGACGAGTGCCCGCCGTATCCAGCAGAGTACAAATACGTCAAACAATCGCTAGAACGTACGACTCGCTGGGCAGAACGTTGTCTGGAAAGTCATACGCGTTCCCATGATCAAGGGCTGTTCGCGATTGTGCAGGGTGGTATGCACGAAGACTTGCGCAAACAGAGCGCACTTGATTTGACTTCTATGGATTTCCCGGGGTATGCTATTGGTGGACTGAGCGTTGGCGAGCCGAAGCATTTGATGTATCAGGCTTTGGACTTTACAGTGCCATTTTTACCAAGTAACAAGCCTCGTTATCTGATGGGCGTTGGTTCACCAGATGCGTTGATCGAAGGTTCGATTCGTGGTGTCGATATGTTCGACTGTGTATTGCCCACTCGGATTGCTCGTAATGGTACAACGATGACGAGCGAAGGTCGCGTTGTTGTCCGTAATGCGAAATATGCGCGCGATTTTGGTCCATTGGACCCGAATTGTGATTGCTATACATGCCAGAATTATTCACGCGCGTATCTGCGTCATCTGATCAAGGCAGACGAGACTTTTGGTTTGCGTCTGACCACGTATCACAATCTGCACTTCCTGCTGAATCTGATGCGCAATGTGCGTCAGGCGATCATGGACGACCGTCTGCTTGATTTCCGCGACGAGTTCTTCACCCAGTATGGATTGCATGATAATGACAAAGGCTTTTAA